AGCGTTAAACGCAGAGGATTTTCTTTAATAGAAGTTCTCGTTGTTATGGGGATGTTGATTCCCTTGGCGTTTTCCTTGGTGCTTGTTGGTCCTATAGCTAAAGGGCGCAATGAGCAGAAAAGGTTGTGTAGAGAAGCTGTGAAATTGCAAGAATTCCTTCAATGGGTGGAGCGGTGCTCTGTGTATCATGGGATAGATGCTGAAGTGCGTTGCCTTCCCCAGGAAAGAGGAGGATATTTATGTAGGGTTTATCTTCAACGCTCCTTGCCCGACAGGGTCTGGGCTTTATTCCCAAAAACATTGGAATTAAACGCGGTTCAAGAAATGTCTTTTTCAGGAAATAGGCATCCAAAAACTGTAGTTTTTGAATTCGATGGTGTGTTGGGATGTCGCCCTTCAGGAATAGTATGGTTGCGTAATAATAAGTGTAGCCAAAAGTTGCATCTTTTTAATGGGGGGAGACATGTCTAGACCGTTTAAAAAAAGGTCCCATAGGTCCTTTTTTCTTACAGAAATTATAATGTCGTTCTCCCTACTGATATGTACAATGATCCCTTGTTTGCGTTTCTACAAACAGATGGAGAGAACCTTAGAAAAAAAACTGTTGGAGATGCAGCTTCCTTCTTTAGTTGACACAGCTTTTTTTCTTATTCAGCAGGATTTACAAGAGGCCCTCTTGGCCGGAGATGTTTGCTCGGATCCTGTCAGTAAGAGCTGTGAGGAAAACCTTTATTTATATAATTCCTCTGGGAAAAAATTTGTTATTCCCTACCGATATACAACAGAGATTCGTAAATCCACAACAGGTTCTTCGGGAGGAGCAAAATTATTTGCTGTGGATGTCGTTTTAGATATCCCGAAACCTTTTAACGAACAAGTAGAGGCTCAAAGGCTTCTATGCGTCATATATTGAGAGTAAAGGAAAAGAGTTCTTAGGAGGCTTGAGGTGGGGGGGAATCCCAGAAGAAAAAGTAAACGATCTTTTTTGTTGACGGAAGTCGTTGTTTGTCTTTCTCTTATGTCGATACTTTTGGGGAGTATAGGTTTTTGGCAATTGCTGATTGCTAAGAAACATGAGAGACACAAAGAGCTTTATAGAGTGTTTGGTGATGAAAGTTTAGCATACAAGCGCTTGCGAGCCGTCTTTGGCTCTATTACTGAAGACTTTTCCTTGTGCTCGGAAGGGGACTCTGTATGCTCGTTCGTTTTTGACAGAGGTGTCTACAAAATTCCTGCCCTTTCGGGCAATGTACGAGGACGTCTCGTTTATGATAAGGAAGAGAGAGTCTTATCTTTGATAATTCAATCTCAAAGTAGTCTGGATCTTGAGGAAGAAAGTCGACTGCTTGACAATGTGGAAGCTTTTGTTTTGACTCCGATATTTGATTCTAGCCTTTTACAAAAAGGATCTTCTGGAAGCAAAGAAGGCTCTTCAGAAATGCCTTCGTTTATAAAGATAAATGTTTCTCGAGGAGCAACCAAATATACTGCCGCACGAGAGCTAGCTTTCACTATGGTTTCTGGTAGATAACATGAACGCATATTTATTAACTTTATTGTGTTTGACGTCATTGATTGTAGTAACAACTAAAGACGCGGTTATTTCTAGAAATCAAATTATTTTGTTACGATCATCCGACTATTTAGAAGATATTCATTCTACAGCACGGTCAGCCTTGGCGGAAGCCAAATACAGCGATTATAGCAAAACGGTTTCTGTGCCCTCTATCGGACGTAAAAAGGAGAGTATAGATACATCAAAGCAGCCCTCGTCAAAATCTAAAAAAGAGCGGAAGTATTCACTTCGAGTACCGTTCACTAGACCCCCTAATAATTCGAGACTTAATTTATATGCTTTGTTGGAGGAAACGACAGAACAACGAGAAAATCTTCTTTCATGGTACTCGATTTTTCTTCGTTTTCTAAATAATGCCTACGTAAAAACCGGTGTATTGAACCCAGGAGATGAAAAATTTTTAGTGGAAGCTCTTCTAGAACATAAAGAAAAAATCTTGCAAGAAGCCGAAGAGGGAGTACCAGACATCATTGCTACGTTGGAATTTGGAGACCCTACTTTGCAGAGATGCTGGTATCAGATGCTTAAGGGTACAGATCAAGTTCCGTCAATATTAAATTATGTTAATTACTCATCTAAGAAAAGTACCGCCTACAAGCTAAATTTATTATTTATGGATCCACTGTTGCTGGAGGCCATTATAGATCATTCTGAGGCGTTTGATAGACTAGATGCTTTGAGATCTCAAGTTTGGGTCGCTGTTAAACAGCAGGAGATAGCTATAAAAGAGCGAGGCCGAGAAGCTTTGTTAGAGGGCTTTCGTAATCGAACCGATTTCCGGATAGAGCTGAAAGAAAAAACGGAGAGCTTGCTTAGAGGTTATTATTTGATTGATCTTTTAGACAAAAAGATTTTTGATTACACCTTAGGTTCCCAGGGAGATTTTTTATTTTTGGTAGATTCTGAGACGGGATGGGTTACTCGATGTCGTTGTTCTTCAACAAGTAAAAAAAGGTAGTGGATTTATACTTTACTTATTAAAAAATTTTGTTACTCTTTGCTAAAAGTATAATATAAGTGTTTGTTTTAATTTTTAGGAGCTTGTATGGCTGATAAAGCTCATAATGCCCCCAATGATTCAGAGGATAACAGCAAAGAGAAGAAAAGCTTATCTTCTAAGATAGGTTTTTCCAAGCAAGACGTGTCCTCATTGCAACGTTCCGTTGTCGGACATATCAAAGAAATTATTGGGGGAGTGTTAATTTTTTCTGGGATCGTCTCCACATTTTTCTCTAGTATAAGCAGTCTTTTGGTTGCCGGTGGATTCATTGTCAGCTTCTATCCTGAATTACGAAAGATTTTAAACAGCTTACCCCAGCATTATGCAGATAACGGGCCAATCAAGAACATAGTCTTGTGTGGATTGTTGCTGTTCTTTGGTATAAAGATGACAGGGTTCACACTTTCATTCATCCTCATTTGTGCCATTATAGCTTTCGTTGCCAAGGATGCAGAAAATGATTCTGGACATTTAGAAGAAGAGAAAAATTCTGGTACAGAAGAAAAAACAAAAACTAATTCCACTTCAAATAAAAAGTAACTTTTACTTCACTTTTTCCAGAAGGGCGTCCCAAGGACGCCCTTTTTGCGTCTTTGTTTCTTAATTTATTAGAATTTTTGTAAAACAGTTTTGTTCTATGAGAGAGTTTTTAGCTACTTATTAGAGAGTAGCTGCAGGGCCGCCAAAAATCATTACTGGAATCTTTTTAAACCAGGCTAAGGTAAACAGATCTATTTGTTTCACGATAAACCACCAGGAAATACAGAGAAAGAGCATTCCCATAAAAGCCTTGAGCGCTGAGAGTAGGTATATTACTTGTACTTGAGGAGCCATCCGGTTGATAATTCCTAAGAAGAGATCTGACATTAACATGGCTAGCGTGGACGGAGCACTAAGTTGAATGGTCATAATCAGGCATAGCTGTGCCATTTTGATCAAAGTAACCCATAAGGGCGAATCAGGCATGAGAATGTCTTTGGGCAAGAACTGCTCTAAGGGTAGCACCTGTAGAGAGTGCAGCAAAAGGTCTATCACTATTCGATATCCACCTACCAACCAGAAAGTAATGGTTACTATGTAGTGGTAAAGGATCCCTTGGGGAGAGGTTTGTTCTATGGATATTAAAGAGGTAGCGCCTTCCAGGCCTTGAATACCTTGCTGGTTGGAAACAAATGAACCAGCAGACTGTGCTGCGTAGAATGGAAAAGATAAGATTAAAGCCATAACACTGCCAAGGAAAACTTCCTTGACGAGTAGCACGTAAAAGATAGAATTTTCAAATAGATCTACGCGACCAGCTTCAGCCAACGATTTAGGAAAAATTAACGCCAACCAGGATATGGCTATACCTATTTTTATTGGGGAAGGAAAAAGTTTGCCGCCAAGGAAGGGAACGATTCCAAAGATAGGAAGTAGTCTGGCTAGTAGAAGAAGGAAAACACACCATACTTGTTGCGCGGGA
This is a stretch of genomic DNA from Chlamydiifrater phoenicopteri. It encodes these proteins:
- a CDS encoding type II secretion system protein codes for the protein MMERILRSILKKLERFPKLSVKRRGFSLIEVLVVMGMLIPLAFSLVLVGPIAKGRNEQKRLCREAVKLQEFLQWVERCSVYHGIDAEVRCLPQERGGYLCRVYLQRSLPDRVWALFPKTLELNAVQEMSFSGNRHPKTVVFEFDGVLGCRPSGIVWLRNNKCSQKLHLFNGGRHV
- a CDS encoding DUF1494 domain-containing protein, whose product is MGGNPRRKSKRSFLLTEVVVCLSLMSILLGSIGFWQLLIAKKHERHKELYRVFGDESLAYKRLRAVFGSITEDFSLCSEGDSVCSFVFDRGVYKIPALSGNVRGRLVYDKEERVLSLIIQSQSSLDLEEESRLLDNVEAFVLTPIFDSSLLQKGSSGSKEGSSEMPSFIKINVSRGATKYTAARELAFTMVSGR
- a CDS encoding EscT/YscT/HrcT family type III secretion system export apparatus protein, which translates into the protein MSMTLSDLALALKSEYLDYIFQFPAQQVWCVFLLLLARLLPIFGIVPFLGGKLFPSPIKIGIAISWLALIFPKSLAEAGRVDLFENSIFYVLLVKEVFLGSVMALILSFPFYAAQSAGSFVSNQQGIQGLEGATSLISIEQTSPQGILYHYIVTITFWLVGGYRIVIDLLLHSLQVLPLEQFLPKDILMPDSPLWVTLIKMAQLCLIMTIQLSAPSTLAMLMSDLFLGIINRMAPQVQVIYLLSALKAFMGMLFLCISWWFIVKQIDLFTLAWFKKIPVMIFGGPAATL